TTCATAAAACCtgtatattaatatattatttagtaattcatataaaatatatatatatataaataacttAAAACACAGGATCAATACTTGCTTAAGATCTGACTTTACAACTTTTTCTGCTTTCAAAAGCACTTTTATTCCAGGCAAGCCTGCAGCTTGATAAAATTGTAATCTATCATTTAAACACATTCTTAAATTTAATTCCTCTATATCAGTCTTATTTGCCAATGATTTAACAGGATCTAAAATCTCTTCTACGAGGACAGCTAATCTCGTGGATTCTAAAGCcctataatttataaaattaattatacatttttcaatagttttattgcaatttattgtatattttagtagttttattctaattcattttatatttgccgctttagaggtaagagagagaaagatatgtaagaaagctataagaaagagtgagacagatgctaccGACCTTACtcgagaacccgtggcgccatctctgtgaaaagtgctcaaactggtcgctcagcggtaccgacagcgaagtaaactactgagaactactagcgccatctcttaggggagtgctgaaactagtcggcaattagtttcagtactttccgcagagatggcgctagtagttctcagtagtttacttcactgtcggtaccgctgagcgaccagtttgagcactttttacagagatggcgcaacGGGTTCTACAATGGAGCCGATAtcttctgtctcactctttcctatagctttcgtatatatctttctctctcttatctctaaagcggcaaatataaaataaattagaataaaactactaaaatatacaataaattacaataactattgaaatatacaaaatgCATGGTGGTGCACTGCATGATATGCTGATGGCCCAGAACATTGTGTTATCACGTGCCATCATAATACTCTTACTATGACAAAATTGTGTTGTTAAGGGAGATACTACCTTTTTGTAACCCATTTTGTACACTCTGCTTGAGGGAAAATCCATTCTATTCTCCAATATAGTTGGTTAGTTTTCCAATTTAAAAATGTTGTATTATTTTTATGTCTACTAAAGTGTTGCGGCATAAATTGTAAATTGGTGTTTCTTTTAAATGCAGCcgtttttaatttatttagatGCTATAAAGGTAATTTATATTTAGAATATAGACAAGAGTTAAAGTTAAACGAGGAAAATGATTGCTTCAACAAACCATTGGTAAATTTAATTGCCGTGTACATTTTTTTAATGGATCCCTTTTCAATTGATCAACTCTTCTGTCTACTTCCTCGAGAAGTCTATAGTCTATCAAATAAATGCTGTTAATTTTTGAAATCCTTGAAATGGATTGATGGGCTTCGTGTACACTTACCACTTAAAATGTCTAAATCCGTAAATGATTTTAATGATATAAATTTTGTCTTGTCTCGAATACCGTCacattccaattcttttttGTGAATGTTCACACACTGAAGACAACAAGTCCTAACCTCACATTTTGGGCACGTGTATTTTGCTTTACTCGCACCGCACACTTCGCAATCTTCAATCCTGCAAAAGAAACAATATTAACTGTAATTCATATGGATTGAGAAGCAAAAACGATAATCAGCATTATTTTAACACAATACTGTAATCAATTACTTAATTGTATCATACTTGTCATCACTGGATGTCGCCATGTTGTTATCTTATGAGCGAAATATCCAATTCGTTagtataaaatataaatcactTTTATAGTTATAAAAATATCTTATGTACATTATGTGtgcttataattattttattcaaTTATTGTACATACAAATACACTAAGGAACAAACATtaatacaataaatattattatattgtaagTTTTATTTACTTATATTTCCTTACAGGTATTAATAGATACTGTATATAAGAGTGTTAATTTCTTGTAGAAAGTTAACATcgtaaatatatatgtacatcaAAATATTGATAACTTTGCCCTGTTCTTCCGTTGGTCTTGTTCAGCAGCAATACTTTTTTCAGATGCTCTTAAACCAATAAGTTCCGTTTGTTTCTCGTTATACTTCAGTATAATGTTATTATAATGAACGCTTCCTTTCGCATGCCTTGCTAATGATTCTTTCAATTTCATCGATTCCCGTTCTAATCTTAAAATATTTTCCCCAATTTGCAAGCTTGCTACATTTAATTGCCGATTTGATTCTGTTTTAAGGTTACTTTTAGTTTTCGAAATATTGTTCTGCGACTCGGTTTTAGCTGGAAAGAATTGTTTACTCAGACTTAGGGCAACATTCAACACATAACACGTAGTAcatgatataataatattttcctAACGTACGTTTATCACCTATGGTTGCATTAAtgaaattaaatacatttttttGCTCTCGCTCTTTTTCTCTCTGATACTGTTTTTCCCTTTGTTGTTCTAATTTTTGTTGCTGTTTTCGCATTCTACGTTCTACGGAAAATAGATTTTCATCTCCACCAGCATTTTCACGCAATTCCATACAATGATCTAAAAATAATTTTCCTTTTATTTGGAATGTTTGTCCAGATATACATTGATACGTGTTTGTAATATATAGACGTACCCAAAGATTTACCAGCTGGCAGTATTGTTGCTTCAACTGGTTCTACCCTACCATCTGAATGCTTTCCAAGACCAGTGCCAATTACATAGCCCATTTGAGCCATTAATTTGCTACCTATACCACGTGTGTGTTTCTCCCAGTTTCCTAATGGTGCGTTACTTTCTACCGTAAGAACCGATTTATGAACTATATCTTCTTTAAAGTATCCCGTTGAATCGCTTTCGCTATCACTATCCTCAGACGTATCTGACATTTCCAATTCTGCGTCACCTTTGATAAAAAGTAcgtgaaataaatatttaaaaagatTAAATTCGAATGTATAATTATTTTGTACAATACGTACCAAGAGGTAAGAGATCTGGCAAAAAAACTTCTGTAATGTTACCATTTGCTTCGAATTTAACTCTATACAAATCTCCTTCCTTCTCTGGCATCTTCAGTACAACACACCTATGCCATAATTGATTACTTTGCTTGGCCAGTACTCTACTACCCATTTTTATATTTTGAAAATCGGGTTCTCTGCAAAAAGGGATACCATACGTGCCTTTGCGTTTTGTATACATGTCTTATGTTAATTAACCATCGATCGATTTACCTGTACTCTTGTATACTAGATAAGGGTACCAATTCTCCGTGTGAGAATCTACAATCTTCATCGGAGAATTTACATTTCCCATCCAAATAATAAGGACAAGGAAGCATTTCTTTATGCGTCGGATTTAGAAATAACACTCTGACCTAAACGATAGTTTACAGTTATTAACGATCATTTTAACTCTACTTCTGATTAATCTTTTCTCTACCTTTATATCTTGCATATTTTTTATTCCCATATTATCATTGCGATGAACAGAGCATATCATAGCATTATGATAACCAATGCCTCCCCAACTGCTACCATGAGGCGCTCTACATTTCATGCCTTCAAGCTGCCTCAACTCTTCCTACAAGATGAACTTGCACCGTATAATTGTGTCATATCTATTCCCTACAGAATACTTGCATACTGACTTCTATGTTATTTGAAGCTCCGTCATCTTGTTTATCCTGCTCATTACTCTCAGAGTCATTTGAAGTTTTCTCCAGTTCTGCCTAATGAATTTACATCAAAGAAAATGTCATACGATTCTTATTTCTCTGACTTTATACAATTTGATCGcttgaaaaaagaaagaaaaaagaattacCTTAAACAAGGCATATTCCTTTGCCAACGGATCATCGATGtcatcatcgtcatcatcatcGTCATCTAAATCTTCGCTGGACGTTTCGACACCTTGTAAGCTTTCTTTCGTTAACGTAATAAGTTCTTGTATGTCTGATTGTAAACTTAACAAATTCTCTCTATCTGGTTCCTGCGTAGTCACGGCTAGGGTTGCCTGAACTTGAGCTAACTAATACGCAAATAAATGTTTACGAAACAAAAATTAAGCTTACTATCTTAAATGAATAAACAGATACGCGTCACAATTGTCCACGTAAGGTTATATTATCTGCTCGTAAAACGTCAATATAAACTCTTATCTATACCTGTTGTTCATATTGTGCGATCGCTTCCCTCAAACTTTCCGCGTCTGTCATATTATCCTGCGTTGTCTAATCCTTTACCGAGTTACGAATAATTGAAGCAGTACACTTCCGAAAAATAGTTTTGACAGATTACATGAGTAGTTTACATTCGGATACTCTTTCCGTTCTCTATAATTTAACGATCGTAGCCAAGTGTCGGTACCAATATTAAAACGACCCAGTTTAAAAACCCTAAACAACAATGTCCATTACGTGGCGACATCTCAGTTGGATTTTTATCAATTACTTACGAAATAAATAGCCAATGCTTAACAAtcttctatatatatatgtaggcTTAAAGTTTACAGCGTTGAGAATAAAACCTTGGACGTATTTACAGTATTAATTTATTAGACGCGCTACAAATATAATTGTATACGTGCATACGTACCCAAATAATCGGGGGAAATTTGGCGGAGAGAGTGGCAGCACCCAACGCCACGGTAGCGCAGGTGGCAGCGCGTAAGTCTCATAATCTTAAGGTCGTGAGTTCGAACCTCACCCGTGgcagtttctttttttcttaatcgtatacgaatcaatttTTCGCGGTATCTCCCCTACCACTGTTAAATCGATAAAAATTGCGTCGCTCGTTCTCCGTAAAATATTTTTTCAGTATTTTACGTGCGAATAAGCAGAACTCACAAGGATACGATAAATGCAATGTTCGCGAGCAAACATTAAATTGTTGCCGCGAAAAAGAAATGATAAATTGGTATGGAATCGAATGCGAGAAAGAACCGCGTGGGGTGGGTGGGTCGACGCGCGACTTTACGAACGAGAAAGGGAGCAAGAGACAATTATGCAAATGTAACACTCGCCGGAGGGACTCGAGGCTTCTTGGAATTGAAACGTGGAAGTTAAAACGAGTTGTGAATTGTTTGCTGCCCTTTAGCGATACCACAATTTGCAAGCAAACAGCCCATTAAGCTGAAGCTGGTGTATCTTCTGCGTTCGCACGGCGGATAGGTGTTGCGACCCTCCCCCTGGAATAAATCCACGAAAAACGACGCGTTCTTTGGTCACGCCTTGTCTTCGCTGGTCAACGAAACGGGTATCGTCCCGTTAAATTGATCGTGTACGCTTTTCCAGCACGTATCGCAGAGAAACAGCGATTGTTCGGTTTGCTCGCACTTATCGTATTTTCAGGGTGATTATGCGCCCGTGGGTATCGGCGAGCCGTGGCAGAAAATGAGAGAAAAGGGAAAAAGTTGCGGCCGGGAGAAGAGAGAGGCGGATCCGCGTTTTCGCGGGTTATTTTATGCAGACGCTATGCATCCGTTACGTATAAATGCAGAGAGACGCGGCCCGGTTTGCAGGTGCACAGCAGGCTCGTTGCAAGCGCGGTTGATTCCGCGTTGATTCAGGCCGTATTCAGTACATCGAGCCCCGCGATGAAAAGGCGTTCCGCTTTCTGAATATATTCCAATTAAAAAGTCGGAGCTTCGTTACACTCGGCCCTGCCCCCGTGCACCCTGCACCTTGCACCCTCTACCCTCGCCTCTCTCTGTTTTTCGCTTCCTCTCTTCCTCCGCTCTCATCCTTTCTGCTCGCGATTCCATCTTCCTTCCCCTTTTACTTCTGCTTTTTGCCTTCCACCAACGCGGGACTCGCGATCCCTTTTCGTCAGCCGTCCTGCCCTCCTCCCCGCCCTTCGATACTTCCAAGCCCCTTTCTCCTCCACGGTTTCTCCAGCAATTACTCCgctgcttttttttttctcggaaAAATTAGAAATGCCCAGCCTCGTTCGCTTTCTTCGTCCTTCCTCTCCTCCTTTTCGCGTTCACCTCACCCCTTTTGCTCATTTTTGATTTATCGCCGTCCACGGCTATCTTTTGCTTTCTTTTGCTACTTCGATCCTGTCTTCTCGAGA
This is a stretch of genomic DNA from Xylocopa sonorina isolate GNS202 chromosome 8, iyXylSono1_principal, whole genome shotgun sequence. It encodes these proteins:
- the LOC143426398 gene encoding box C/D snoRNA protein 1 → MATSSDDKIEDCEVCGASKAKYTCPKCEVRTCCLQCVNIHKKELECDGIRDKTKFISLKSFTDLDILSDYRLLEEVDRRVDQLKRDPLKKCTRQLNLPMHLNKLKTAAFKRNTNLQFMPQHFSRHKNNTTFLNWKTNQLYWRIEWIFPQAECTKWVTKRALESTRLAVLVEEILDPVKSLANKTDIEELNLRMCLNDRLQFYQAAGLPGIKVLLKAEKVVKSDLKFYELDIALTLKENLEKKTIIEFPIIYIILKDHSYMYEIIDSDDEDNMNGSKYMASNSYMSRKNKRTHNGMTVKENNTTTNYFFNSEFSESEDEKPSDDKTNGCLSNLNIPNYDKLIKMEQ
- the LOC143426545 gene encoding zinc finger CCCH-type with G patch domain-containing protein; this translates as MTDAESLREAIAQYEQQLAQVQATLAVTTQEPDRENLLSLQSDIQELITLTKESLQGVETSSEDLDDDDDDDDDIDDPLAKEYALFKAELEKTSNDSESNEQDKQDDGASNNIEEELRQLEGMKCRAPHGSSWGGIGYHNAMICSVHRNDNMGIKNMQDIKVRVLFLNPTHKEMLPCPYYLDGKCKFSDEDCRFSHGELVPLSSIQEYREPDFQNIKMGSRVLAKQSNQLWHRCVVLKMPEKEGDLYRVKFEANGNITEVFLPDLLPLGDAELEMSDTSEDSDSESDSTGYFKEDIVHKSVLTVESNAPLGNWEKHTRGIGSKLMAQMGYVIGTGLGKHSDGRVEPVEATILPAGKSLDHCMELRENAGGDENLFSVERRMRKQQQKLEQQREKQYQREKEREQKNVFNFINATIGDKPKTESQNNISKTKSNLKTESNRQLNVASLQIGENILRLERESMKLKESLARHAKGSVHYNNIILKYNEKQTELIGLRASEKSIAAEQDQRKNRAKLSIF